A part of Mycolicibacterium sp. TUM20985 genomic DNA contains:
- a CDS encoding GNAT family N-acetyltransferase produces the protein MSGFLEPVALAGERWVSIEPLTRAHVPEIAAAASDVRPLWFTSAPTPDTAEEWADGRLAAQHPDTGLTFVVRALDGGDVLGSSSYCHVDPPNRRLEIGYTWYRQSVRRTGVNTECKLLMLTHTFDVLDCVAVEFRTHFFNTTSRAAIERLGAKQDGILRSHQLLADGSRRDTVVYSILDVEWPAVRNNLRFRLDR, from the coding sequence ATGAGCGGCTTCCTCGAACCCGTTGCGTTGGCGGGGGAGCGCTGGGTGTCGATCGAACCGTTGACGCGGGCCCACGTGCCGGAGATCGCGGCGGCGGCCAGCGACGTTCGGCCGCTGTGGTTCACCAGCGCCCCGACGCCCGACACCGCCGAGGAGTGGGCCGACGGGCGGCTGGCCGCGCAACACCCCGACACGGGTCTGACGTTCGTCGTCCGCGCCCTCGACGGTGGCGACGTGCTCGGATCCTCCAGCTACTGTCACGTCGACCCGCCCAACCGGCGGCTCGAGATCGGCTACACGTGGTATCGCCAATCGGTGCGACGGACGGGCGTGAACACCGAGTGCAAGCTGCTGATGCTGACCCATACGTTCGACGTATTGGATTGTGTAGCAGTGGAATTCCGCACCCACTTCTTCAACACCACCAGCCGCGCCGCGATCGAACGGCTGGGCGCCAAGCAGGACGGGATACTGCGCAGCCACCAACTGCTGGCCGACGGATCCCGCCGCGACACCGTCGTCTACTCGATCCTGGACGTGGAGTGGCCCGCGGTGCGCAACAATTTGCGATTCAGGCTTGACCGCTAG
- a CDS encoding winged helix-turn-helix transcriptional regulator → MLGVLGDEWTLLIAQQSLLGVTRYGDFAARLPISHAVLTRRLSAMTDDGLLERTLYHAKPARYEYLPTPQGRSLWPVLTSIWEWERRWVPDHSERLPTMHHLGCDAPFAPLVTCRSCAQVVTEKELTVAWGPSGSWPRSMPVESTRRRSASGAAPGRAGLFPETMGILGNRWAFALLVAAFVGTTRFGDFAGQLGAPPSSLTHRLQIFTAGGVLEPRGGRYLLTEKGRAVFPVLITSLQWAQRWFAAPEGPAVLLRHTSCGNAFDAVLTCDQCAGPLRGADLQRRGA, encoded by the coding sequence ATGCTCGGCGTTCTCGGTGACGAGTGGACACTCCTGATCGCCCAGCAGTCGCTCCTGGGCGTCACCCGATACGGCGACTTCGCCGCACGCCTGCCGATCTCTCACGCGGTGCTCACCCGACGGCTGTCGGCGATGACCGACGACGGCCTGCTGGAGCGCACCCTCTATCACGCGAAACCAGCCCGGTACGAGTACCTCCCGACCCCGCAGGGGCGCTCGCTGTGGCCCGTCCTGACGTCGATCTGGGAGTGGGAACGCCGCTGGGTGCCCGACCACTCCGAGCGCCTGCCCACCATGCATCACCTCGGCTGCGACGCCCCGTTCGCGCCGCTGGTCACCTGCCGGAGTTGCGCGCAGGTCGTCACGGAGAAGGAGCTGACCGTCGCGTGGGGACCCAGCGGGTCGTGGCCGCGGTCCATGCCCGTGGAGTCGACGCGGCGCCGGTCGGCGTCCGGGGCGGCGCCGGGGCGGGCCGGGCTGTTCCCGGAGACCATGGGCATCCTCGGCAACCGATGGGCCTTCGCACTGTTGGTGGCGGCGTTCGTCGGCACGACGCGGTTCGGTGACTTCGCCGGCCAACTCGGCGCTCCGCCCAGTTCGCTGACCCACCGGCTGCAGATCTTCACGGCGGGCGGAGTGCTCGAACCCCGCGGCGGACGCTATCTGCTCACCGAAAAGGGCCGAGCCGTCTTTCCCGTGCTGATCACCTCGCTGCAGTGGGCCCAACGCTGGTTCGCCGCACCCGAGGGTCCCGCCGTGCTGCTCCGCCATACGTCCTGCGGCAATGCCTTCGACGCCGTGCTTACCTGCGACCAGTGTGCCGGGCCGCTGCGGGGCGCGGACCTCCAGCGTCGAGGGGCCTAG